A window of Echeneis naucrates chromosome 13, fEcheNa1.1, whole genome shotgun sequence contains these coding sequences:
- the lrfn1 gene encoding leucine-rich repeat and fibronectin type III domain-containing protein 1, translating into MDRLILCMLLCAALVKGNNCPGRCICQHLSPTLTLLCAKTGLLFVPPTIDRKTVELRLTDNFITIIRRKDFFNMTSLVHLTLSRNTISQITPHAFLGLRSLRALHMDGNRLSVIKSDHFKGLINLRHLILGNNQIYQVAPTSFDEFVSTIEDLDLSNNNLRSLPWEAIARMTNINTLTLDHNLIDHIGAGTFTLLTKLVRLDMTSNRLQKLPPDSLFQHAQVLSDAKGSSSSTLAVSFGGNPLHCNCELLWLRRLTREDDLETCASPEHLMDKYFWSIQEEEFICEPPLITKHLATKPYVMEGQGVTLKCKAMGDPDPDIHWRSPDGKLVHNNSRTILYDNGTLDILITTLKDSGAFNCVASNAAGIATAAVEINMIPLPLFVNNTGHMREDPGLSDITTSSKSGNDTKGYDKQDRRVMVTELTSSSAVIRWPSERHIPGIRMYQIQYNSTADDTLVYRMIPSTSKNFLINDLAAGREYDLCVLAVYDDGITSLTATRVVGCVQFHTASEVSQCRFMHSQFLGGTMIIIIGGIIVASVLVFIIILMIRYKAYSSPEDNKTKVSSSMHSQTNGSQQRLQRSSSKQPSDEGQREAQAPKECMALVLRVDNEKKEDPEATTAILEVELPPLSADRVKRRTSLDAQRSGPPSEDTQTDSSLTGSTMSLCLIGPNAGTKEAPRLKDKKNALANMGVFPNELARTRHRFSFDGGDYSIFQSHSYPRRARTRWHKSTNQLNVESSPLANRRVTFSSTEWMLESTV; encoded by the exons ATGGACCGGCTCATTCTGTGTATGCTGCTATGTGCAGCTCTGGTGAAGGGCAACAACTGCCCTGGCCGCTGCATCTGCCAGCACCTCTCCCCCACTCTGACTCTGCTCTGTGCTAAGACTGGTCTGTTGTTCGTGCCCCCCACCATTGACCGCAAGACCGTCGAGCTGCGACTCACTGATAACTTTATCACCATCATCCGAAGGAAAGACTTTTTCAACATGACTAGTTTGGTCCACCTCACTTTGTCCCGAAACACAATCAGCCAGATCACTCCCCACGCCTTCCTCGGCCTGCGATCTCTGCGAGCGCTCCACATGGATGGAAACCGCCTCAGTGTGATAAAGAGTGACCACTTTAAAGGCCTTATCAACCTGCGGCACCTCATCCTTGGAAACAACCAGATCTACCAGGTGGCTCCCACCTCCTTTGATGAATTTGTTTCCACCATCGAGGACCTGGATCTTTCCAATAACAACCTGCGCAGCCTTCCCTGGGAAGCCATAGCCAGAATGACCAATatcaacacactcacactggaCCACAACCTAATAGATCACATTGGAGCAGGCACTTTTACGCTGCTCACTAAGCTGGTCCGCCTGGACATGACCTCAAACAGGCTGCAGAAGCTGCCTCCGGACAGCCTGTTCCAGCATGCTCAAGTCCTCTCTGACGCCAAAGGCTCCAGTTCATCAACTCTGGCTGTAAGCTTTGGTGGAAACCCTCTTCACTGTAACTGTGAGCTGCTGTGGCTCCGCAGGCTGACAAGAGAGGACGATCTGGAGACATGTGCCTCTCCAGAGCACCTGATGGACAAATATTTCTGGTCCATCCAAGAGGAGGAGTTCATCTGTGAACCTCCGCTGATCACCAAGCATCTTGCCACTAAGCCCTATGTGATGGAGGGGCAGGGTGTGACTCTTAAATGCAAAGCCATGGGTGATCCGGACCCAGATATTCACTGGCGGTCACCAGACGGCAAGCTGGTGCACAATAATTCCCGCACCATCCTGTATGATAATGGCACCCTTGATATTCTCATCACTACTCTAAAGGACAGTGGAGCATTTAATTGTGTGGCATCCAATGCTGCAGGCATTGCTACAGCTGCTGTTGAGATCAACATGATCCCCTTACCCTTGTTTGTTAACAACACAGGCCACATGCGTGAGGACCCAGGCCTCTCAGACATCACCACCTCTTCCAAATCTGGCAATGACACAAAGGGCTACGACAAGCAGGACAGGAGGGTGATGGTCACTGAGCTGACCTCCTCGTCCGCTGTGATCCGCTGGCCATCTGAGCGCCATATCCCCGGCATCAGGATGTACCAGATTCAGTacaacagcacagcagatgATACTTTGGTGTACAG aatgATCCCATCTACCAGTAAGAACTTCTTAATCAACGATCTGGCCGCGGGGCGAGAGTATGACCTTTGTGTGCTGGCGGTTTATGACGATGGCATCACATCATTAACAGCAACACGTGTGGTTGGCTGTGTACAGTTTCACACAGCAAGTGAGGTCAGCCAGTGCCGGTTCATGCACAGCCAGTTCCTGGGAGGCACTATGATCATTATTATCGGTGGTATAATTGTTGCTTCAGTGCTGGTGTTCATCATAATCCTGATGATCCGTTACAAGGCCTACAGCAGCCCAGAGGACAACAAGACCAAGGTCAGCTCAAGCATGCACTCACAGACCAACGGCAGCCAGCAGCGGCTCCAGCGCTCCAGCTCCAAGCAGCCCTCCGACGAGGGCCAGCGTGAGGCCCAGGCTCCCAAAGAGTGCATGGCGCTGGTGCTGAGGGTGGATAATGAGAAGAAAGAGGATCCAGAAGCCACTACTGCCATCTTGGAGGTGGAGCTGCCTCCGCTGAGTGCTGACAGGGTGAAGAGAAGAACCAGTCTGGATGCACAGCGCTCTGGTCCGCCGTCTGAGGATACGCAGACAGACAGTAGCCTGACAGGCTCCACCATGTCCCTATGCCTAATAGGTCCCAACGCTGGCACCAAGGAGGCTCCCCGGCttaaggacaaaaaaaatgccCTGGCTAACATGGGGGTGTTCCCAAATGAGCTGGCACGAACTAGGCACAGATTCTCTTTTGACGGTGGGGATTACTCCATATTTCAGAGTCATAGTTACCCACGCAGAGCGAGGACGAGGTGGCACAAGTCCACCAACCAGCTCAACGTGGAGTCATCTCCGCTCGCCAACAGGAGAGTTACATTCAGCAGCACTGAGTGGATGCTTGAGAGCACAGTCTGA